In Drosophila nasuta strain 15112-1781.00 chromosome 2R, ASM2355853v1, whole genome shotgun sequence, a single genomic region encodes these proteins:
- the LOC132787594 gene encoding LOW QUALITY PROTEIN: protein unc-13 homolog 4B (The sequence of the model RefSeq protein was modified relative to this genomic sequence to represent the inferred CDS: inserted 1 base in 1 codon; deleted 2 bases in 2 codons) — MDEEQMWKGFFNKLQEIKMNPPTEHEHQLQDSDGGFFEKFGDLLRQKSQYEEHTFETSLAPFRDEDKSDDGSCTDSGLAKDANCVEVEVQSLHSVSAVENISEALFDKGICMNVDDLYEEILFEINNNIGCDLSQEYTKTMVEFAQEVFKMPNSTHNEILEIAKNXEPPKIRLNVEIIKAENLLPKDSNGLSDPFVTLFLESNSSHRYNSSVKTATLNPIWEEHFSLPISEGHREEALIIEIWDFDAAETFKEKFNKILDVRGVRGLSRLMKEIAVTASSGKHDNELIGRTVVTLKSIPISGLTHWYNLEKGTKTKSRGSVFVSVALSAEKNKNVAIQEHKHLLKLLLIHELDTSQVANYWWNGKFSSMAEAIRTQHAVQSGLSSYDCAVSQWHAYSTVHETHKLSFILFNSILDILVPTINCLQNDSEDVKIFWDGAKRILPSCFSVLRKLRLKNIGDNKILKALSDVLDILAKIKTFEIPPEIDIFPSTVYGWIEKVNCEESNNIDTIIVDAINNGAKDWFEHIMEGSKQIKDNENDEEKLQYLIQIIQMIRSDLQRAMEYFDKLFYHKIRLNYSTILYLFYDLKLTEMCKAIVIGVCSNIKMLDVPDDQFEYLPNIDNVNMGTTLFEAYLVLKRYIVLGLSLSPNDKLQMSDFYQWFERGVTHWLDISVIKALNRIQKAIDLDQLHAVDETVKYSSSAVDTLAIFYQIKIFWQQLDWPEVEGSYTFVAKIVNDICRCCVFYAQRMSRRVESLTKMGEDGDMFMLSEEWCLAINNMDYIRQSLPSFIKELGSEDVIKRIGEFRSNLEAERCTNTIKAVIDNALDTQRNQIVELIEHVAHKMSPPIRRFLTEGAEVLHKDSNSMERLMIYLEQSLETLYKTLNEVNFSRILDCIWAELSIIIYDLIQLNLDKRRPPAFFQNLRETLRTMISCFKIDNAVTDVKILLEIETRLDLYALETSELIHQYYLDRLKYQKEESTAIFGQLAISAQFTDSEVTLKILNARNLRPMDKNGLCDSFVKVSLMPTNRFIGFTSFKTAVHNKNCFPLYDEQFSVDLKEDQRKNGNSLILFNIKDKDLFGITSQHIGECYITFADLRACQEEQILMNLCRPEYSDSMALRALENRQGDKQAKDFLKKLRTKSTF, encoded by the exons ATGGATGAGGAACAAATGTGGAAAGGTTTCTTCAACAAATTGCAGGAGATTAAAATGAACCCTCCAACGGAGCATGAACACCA gcTACAGGATTCCGATGGAGGTTTTTTTGAAAAGTTCGGAGATTTGTTACGCCAAAAATCGCAATATGAAGAACATACGTTTGAAACTTCCTTAGCTCCATTTCGTGATGAGGATAAAAGTGATGATGGATCTTGTACAGACAGTGGATTGGCTAAAGATGCCAATTGTGTTGAAGTTGAAGTACAGAGTCTACATAGTGTATCTGCGGTGGAAAACATTAGTGAAGCACTTTTCGACAAAGGGATTTGTATGAAT gTTGACGATTTATATgaagaaattttatttgaaattaacaacaacattggcTGTGACCTAAGCCAAGAATATACAAAAACCATGGTTGAGTTTGCCCAAGAAGTATTCAAAATGCCTAATTCAACCCATAATGAGATTTTGGAGATTGCTAAAA AAGAGCCACCCAAAATTAGATTAAATGTGGAAATCATAAAAGCAGAAAACTTACTACCAAAGGATTCAAATGGTCTGTCTGACCCGTTCGTAACTTTGTTCTTGGAATCTAATAGTTCCCATCGTTACAATTCATCCGTTAAAACTGCCACCTTAAATCCAATTTGGGAGGAACACTTTTCATT ACCAATTTCTGAAGGACATCGAGAAGAAGCTTTGATTATTGAAATTTG GGATTTTGATGCTGCAGAGACATTCAAGGAAaagtttaacaaaattttGGATGTTCGAGGTGTAAGAGGTCTCAGTAGACTAATGAAAGAAATTGCGGTAACTGCTTCTTCAGGAAAACATGATAACGAGTTAATTGGACGTACTGTTGTTACACTTAAG TCTATTCCAATTTCAGGACTCACACATTGGTATAATCTGGAGAAGGGCACCAAGACTAAAAGCCGAGGTTCAGTGTTTGTTAGTGTCGCACTAAGTGCtgaaaaaaacaagaatgtTGCAATTCAAGAACATAAACACCTATTGAAACTATTGCTAATACACGAATTAGATACATCTCAGGTTGCCAATTATTGGTGGAATGGAAAATTTAGTTCAATGGCAGAAGCTATAAGGACCCAGCATGCTGTTCAAAGCGGGCTTTCATCATACGATTGTGCAGTTAGTCAATGGCACGCTTATAGTACAGTCCACGAAACTCATAAACTTAGctttatactttttaattCCATACTGGACATATTGGTTCCCACAATAAACTGTTTGCAGAATGATTCAGAAgatgtgaaaatattttgggACGGAGCAAAGCGAATTTTACCATCTTGTTTTTCGGTATTGAGGAAACTACGTTTGAAAAATATCGgtgataataaaatactaaaagcaCTTAGCGATGTATTGGATATTCTAGCAAAGattaaaacatttgaaattccACCGGAAATTGACATATTTCCGTCAACTGTGTATGGTTGGATCGAAAAAGTCAACTGTGAAGAGTCGAACAATATTGATACCATTATTGTGGATGCTATAAATAATGGAGCAAAGGATTGGTTCGAACACATTATGGAAGgaagtaaacaaataaaagataaTGAAAACGATgaagaaaaattgcaatatctaattcaaataatacaaatgatTCGATCAGATCTTCAACGTGCAATGGAATATTTTGATAAGTTGTTCTATCA CAAAATTCGGTTAAACTATTCCACAATATTATACTTATTTTACGATTTGAAGCTAACGGAAATGTGCAAGGCAATAGTAATAGGTGTATGTtcaaacattaaaatgttggaTGTTCCCGATGATCAATTCGAATATTTACCAAATATTGATAATGTGAATATGGGAACCACATTATTCGAAGCCTATTTGGTACTCAAGCGATACATTGTCTTAG GCCTATCACTAAGTCCCAATGATAAGCTACAAATGTCTGATTTCTATCAATGGTTTGAAAGAGGTGTGACACACTGGCTAGATATTTCAGTTATAAAGGCACTTAACCGCATTCAGAAAGCCATAGATTTGGACCAACTTCATGCTGTTGATGAAACTGTAAAATATAGTTCATCCGCAGTGGACACATTAGCTattttttatcaaataaaaatattttggcaACAATTGGACTGGCCAGAAGTGGAAGGATCATACACATTTGTTGCTAAAATTGTGAAt GATATATGTCGatgttgtgtgttttatgcGCAGCGAATGTCTCGGCGAGTAGAGAGTTTAACTAAGATGGGTGAAGACGGCGATATGTTTA TGCTATCAGAAGAATGGTGTTTGGCCATTAACAATATGGACTACATTCGGCAAAGCTTACCGTCATTTATTAAG GAACTTGGAAGTGAAGATGTAATAAAACGAATAGGAGAGTTCAGATCAAATCTAGAGGCAGAGCGATGTACCAATACTATTAAGGCAGTTATCGATAATGCCCTTGATACCCAACGTAATCAAATCGTTGAATTAATTGAGCATGTGGCGCATAAAATGTCTCCCCCAATTCGACGATTTCTAACTGAAGGAGCGGAAGTACTGCACAAAGATTCCAATTCCATGGAAAGGTTGATGATATACTTAGAGCAGTCACTAGAAACACTTTATAAAACCCTCAACGAAGTCAATTTCAGTAGAATTTTGGACTGTATTTGGGCTGAATTGTCAATAATCATTTATGATCTTATTCAGTTGAATCTGGAT aaacgACGCCCTCCAgct tttttccaaaatttaagGGAGACTCTTCGCACAATGATATCgtgttttaaaattgataacGCCGTAACGGATGTTAAAATTTTGTTGGAAATTGAGACAAGACTGGATCTATATGCTCTAGAAACTTCCGAACTAATCCATCAATATTATCTCGATCGATTGAAATATCAAAAAGAAGAATCGACTGCCATTTTTGGCCAACTAGCAATTAGCGCTCAATTTACAGATTCTGAGGTAACG cttaaaatactaaatgctCGTAATTTGCGACCCATGGATAAGAACGGCCTATGCGATTCGTTTGTAAAAGTTTCTCTGATGCCAACGAATCGATTTATCGGATTTACTTCATTTAAAACTGCAGTGCATAAT AAAAACTGCTTTCCTCTTTATGATGAGCAATTTAGTGT TGACTTAAAAGAGGATCAACGCAAAAATGGGAATAGTCTGATTCTATTCAATATTAAGGACAAAGATTTATTTGGAATAACTAGCCAACATATAGGTGAATGTTATATAACGTTTGCCGATCTCAGAGCTTGTCAAGAGGAACAAATTCTAATGAATCTATGTAGGCCAGAATATTCAG ATTCCATGGCACTGCGAGCTCTAGAAAATAGACAAGGAGATAAACAAGCTAAGGATTTCCTGAAAAAATTGAGAACCAAGTCAACATTCTGA
- the LOC132787759 gene encoding uncharacterized protein LOC132787759, whose protein sequence is MVTWTAEASLRVFRLIGGPTAASERWNPSSENEGRRAKFVFGQILIYLDEPYIGDSKYKTHIQESSEDGKYREILYQNPDDLDMLTSAHLLFGGPPTVILEPYCWTTISMPFYYYHY, encoded by the exons ATGGTAACGTGGACAGCAGAAGCTTCGCTGCGTGTCTTCCGTCTAATTGGCGGTCCCACG GCGGCAAGTGAGCGCTGGAATCCCAGTTCAGAGAATGAAGGGAGAAGagcaaaatttgtttttggaCAGATTCTAATTTATCTTGATGAACCTTATATTGGGGACTCCAAATACAAAACCCATATTCAAGAATCGAGTGAAGATGGGAAGTATAGAGAAATTTTGTACC AGAATCCTGACGATTTGGATATGCTAACTTCCGCTCATCTACTGTTTGGTGGTCCTCCAACCGTGATTCTCGAGCCCTACTGCTGGACTACAATATCGATGCCCTTTTATTACTACCATTACTAG